Proteins from a genomic interval of Halomonas alkaliantarctica:
- the acnA gene encoding aconitate hydratase AcnA, with the protein MSKIPDTLSTLEVGSKTYHYYSLPHAADTLGSIDRLPKTLKILLENQLRFADDESVDQEDMQALVDWQTEGKSSREIGYRPARVLMQDFTGVPGVVDLASMRAAVESLGEDPAKINPLSPVDLVIDHSVMVDKFGNPAAFQENVDIEMQRNRERYEFLRWGQQAFDNFSVVPPGTGICHQVNLEYLGRTVWIKDEDGKTFAYPDTLVGTDSHTTMINGLGVLGWGVGGIEAEAAMLGQPVSMLIPEVIGFKLTGKLREGITATDLVLTVTEMLRKKGVVGKFVEFYGDGLKDLPLADRATIANMAPEYGATCGFFPVDEETLNYMRLTGREDEQVALVEAYSKAQGLWREPNDEPIFTDALALDMTEVEASLAGPKRPQDRVALKDMAAAFDKFMQEDVNADASAKGKLSSEGGQTAVGAERSFEHDTSQAVKLDDHDFSLDPGAVVIAAITSCTNTSNPSVMMAAGLLARKAREKGLTTKPWVKTSLAPGSKVVTDYLEAAELNDDLDALGFNLVGYGCTTCIGNSGPLPDEIEKAINSGDLAVASVLSGNRNFEGRVHPLVKTNWLASPPLVVAYALAGNVQLDLTQEPLGKDSNGDPVYLKDIWPSQAEIASAVEQVNTAMFRKEYGAVFEGDDVWKAIDVSESKVYQWPESTYIQHPPFFEGMGREPDAIEDVHSARVLAMLGDSVTTDHISPAGAIKPDSPAGHYLQEHGVKPVDFNSYGSRRGNHEVMMRGTFANVRIKNEMLDGVVGGETRHVPSGEQMAIYDAAMKYKEEGKPLVVIAGKEYGTGSSRDWAAKGTRLLGVRAVIAESFERIHRSNLIGMGVVPLQFAEGESRKTLELTGDEEISIAGLSDLTPGGTVKVVIKNAEGERSVDAKCRIDTVNELAYYRHGGILHYVLRKMIGAA; encoded by the coding sequence ATGAGCAAGATACCCGATACGCTAAGCACCCTAGAGGTGGGCAGTAAAACGTATCACTACTACAGCCTGCCCCATGCGGCCGACACCCTGGGCAGCATTGACCGCCTTCCCAAGACGCTCAAGATTCTACTCGAAAACCAGCTGCGCTTCGCCGATGACGAAAGCGTTGATCAAGAAGATATGCAGGCCCTGGTCGACTGGCAGACCGAGGGCAAATCCAGCCGAGAAATTGGCTATCGCCCGGCACGGGTACTCATGCAGGACTTTACCGGCGTGCCCGGCGTGGTGGATTTGGCCTCCATGCGTGCCGCGGTTGAAAGCCTGGGCGAAGACCCGGCGAAGATCAATCCGCTATCACCTGTCGATCTCGTTATTGACCACTCGGTAATGGTCGATAAATTCGGCAATCCTGCCGCGTTCCAAGAGAACGTCGATATCGAAATGCAGCGCAACCGCGAGCGCTATGAGTTTCTACGCTGGGGCCAGCAGGCGTTTGACAACTTTAGCGTCGTGCCCCCTGGCACCGGTATCTGCCACCAGGTCAACCTGGAGTACCTAGGCAGAACGGTATGGATCAAGGACGAAGACGGCAAAACCTTTGCCTACCCCGACACCCTCGTCGGCACCGACTCCCATACCACCATGATCAACGGCCTGGGCGTACTTGGCTGGGGCGTGGGCGGTATTGAAGCCGAAGCAGCCATGCTTGGCCAACCGGTTTCAATGCTAATCCCCGAAGTGATTGGTTTCAAACTCACCGGCAAGCTACGCGAAGGTATTACTGCCACTGACTTGGTACTCACCGTTACCGAAATGCTGCGTAAAAAAGGCGTAGTGGGTAAATTTGTCGAGTTCTACGGCGATGGGTTGAAAGACCTGCCGCTGGCGGATCGTGCCACGATCGCCAATATGGCCCCTGAGTACGGTGCTACCTGTGGTTTCTTCCCGGTGGATGAAGAAACCCTGAACTATATGCGCCTAACGGGGCGTGAGGATGAACAAGTCGCGCTAGTGGAAGCTTACAGCAAGGCCCAAGGGCTATGGCGTGAACCTAATGACGAGCCGATTTTCACCGACGCCCTAGCACTGGACATGACCGAGGTAGAGGCCAGCCTGGCCGGCCCCAAACGTCCCCAAGACCGCGTGGCGCTGAAAGACATGGCGGCGGCCTTTGACAAGTTCATGCAGGAAGACGTCAACGCGGATGCCAGTGCAAAAGGGAAACTCTCCTCTGAAGGTGGCCAAACCGCTGTAGGGGCGGAACGTAGCTTCGAGCATGACACCAGCCAAGCCGTTAAGCTTGATGATCATGATTTCAGCCTCGATCCCGGCGCGGTGGTGATTGCGGCGATTACCTCGTGCACCAACACCTCTAACCCCAGCGTGATGATGGCCGCCGGGTTGCTGGCCCGTAAAGCGCGTGAAAAGGGATTAACCACGAAGCCCTGGGTGAAAACGTCACTAGCACCGGGTTCCAAAGTGGTCACCGATTATCTGGAAGCCGCTGAATTAAACGACGACTTGGATGCACTCGGCTTCAACCTGGTCGGCTACGGCTGCACCACCTGTATCGGCAACTCCGGCCCCCTGCCCGATGAGATCGAAAAAGCGATCAACAGCGGCGACCTCGCCGTGGCGTCGGTGCTCTCCGGTAACCGTAACTTTGAAGGCCGCGTACACCCGTTGGTCAAAACCAACTGGCTGGCTTCACCGCCTCTGGTGGTGGCTTATGCCCTGGCGGGTAACGTCCAGCTTGACCTTACCCAGGAGCCGCTTGGCAAAGACAGTAACGGCGACCCGGTCTACCTCAAAGATATCTGGCCCAGCCAGGCCGAGATTGCCAGCGCAGTTGAGCAGGTCAACACCGCCATGTTCCGTAAAGAGTACGGCGCGGTGTTTGAGGGTGACGACGTCTGGAAAGCCATCGACGTCTCAGAAAGCAAGGTCTACCAGTGGCCTGAATCCACCTACATTCAGCACCCGCCCTTCTTCGAAGGCATGGGCCGCGAGCCGGATGCCATTGAAGATGTGCACAGTGCCCGTGTACTTGCCATGCTGGGTGATTCGGTGACCACCGACCATATCTCCCCTGCCGGTGCCATCAAGCCTGACAGCCCTGCCGGTCACTATCTGCAAGAACACGGCGTCAAGCCGGTCGACTTCAACTCCTACGGCTCACGCCGGGGTAACCATGAAGTCATGATGCGCGGCACCTTCGCCAACGTGCGGATCAAAAATGAGATGCTCGATGGTGTGGTTGGCGGTGAAACGCGCCACGTACCCAGCGGTGAGCAGATGGCCATTTACGATGCGGCCATGAAGTACAAAGAGGAAGGCAAACCGTTGGTCGTCATCGCCGGTAAAGAGTACGGCACCGGCTCTTCAAGGGATTGGGCGGCCAAAGGCACCCGTTTGCTGGGCGTTCGCGCGGTGATCGCCGAATCCTTCGAGCGTATTCACCGCTCTAACCTGATCGGCATGGGCGTTGTACCGCTGCAGTTTGCCGAAGGCGAAAGCCGTAAAACGCTGGAATTAACCGGGGATGAAGAGATTTCGATTGCCGGTTTAAGCGACCTGACGCCGGGTGGTACGGTCAAAGTCGTGATCAAAAATGCCGAAGGGGAACGTAGCGTTGATGCCAAGTGCCGAATTGATACGGTAAACGAGCTGGCTTACTACCGTCACGGTGGTATCCTTCACTACGTGCTGCGCAAGATGATCGGCGCAGCCTAA